In Archangium violaceum, the following are encoded in one genomic region:
- a CDS encoding TetR/AcrR family transcriptional regulator, with product MSGPSEPRRATRQRDAERTRIAILDAARTLFSTRGFAHTGVREVAELAGVNSSLVGRYFGSKQGLFQATLERMIDITPMLHGDRRRFGVDMVAAFFDAPDAPGPLAMMILSAADPEAHAASVELLQTKVITPLARWLGPPDGEGRAARLSILWTGFLTSWKLLPIQSLTGARLASTRRWLEAATQAIVDEGSA from the coding sequence ATGTCCGGCCCAAGCGAGCCCAGGAGAGCGACGCGCCAGCGCGATGCGGAGCGCACGCGCATCGCGATCCTCGACGCCGCACGAACCCTGTTCTCCACGCGAGGTTTCGCCCACACCGGAGTACGCGAGGTGGCGGAGCTCGCCGGGGTGAATTCCTCGCTCGTCGGCCGCTACTTCGGCTCGAAGCAGGGGCTGTTCCAGGCGACGTTGGAGCGGATGATCGACATCACCCCGATGCTCCACGGAGATCGGCGCCGCTTCGGCGTGGACATGGTGGCGGCCTTCTTCGACGCGCCGGACGCACCGGGCCCGCTGGCGATGATGATCCTCTCGGCGGCCGACCCCGAGGCGCACGCGGCGAGCGTCGAGCTCCTCCAGACGAAGGTGATCACCCCTCTGGCCCGGTGGCTGGGACCCCCGGACGGCGAGGGGCGAGCGGCGCGGCTCAGCATCCTCTGGACCGGCTTCCTCACCAGTTGGAAGCTGCTGCCCATCCAGTCGCTCACCGGAGCGCGCCTCGCCTCCACCCGCCGCTGGCTGGAGGCCGCGACCCAGGCGATCGTCGATGAAGGCTCGGCCTGA
- a CDS encoding YncE family protein, which produces MIESLVVCVVLVALLFAAPGGAAQPTPKRALLILSKTTHTLAIVDPANLKVIDRVPVGPDPHEVIASSDGKTAYVSNTGFGRFHELNVIDLIARKARPSIDTAPLIGPHGLAFVGGKLWFTAEGAKSIGRYDPTTARVDWLMGTGQNRTHMLHVTADEKQIYTTNVDSGSVSILENVLLQPTVPPTGVLPPGAQPRMDWIQTVIPVAQSSEGFDVSPDGQELWTASPTGALSIIDISARKVTATVDAKLPGAHRLKFTPDGKRVLIVSVRTGELVIFDAGSRQEVKRLNIGRGAAMLVDAEGARAFVSCTPDNYVAVIDLETLEVTGRLDVGGRPDGLAWAVQRPE; this is translated from the coding sequence TTGATCGAATCGCTCGTTGTCTGTGTCGTGCTGGTAGCTCTACTTTTCGCCGCGCCCGGAGGAGCCGCGCAGCCCACGCCGAAGCGCGCACTGCTGATACTCTCGAAAACCACCCATACACTGGCGATTGTGGATCCAGCCAACCTGAAGGTCATCGATCGCGTGCCCGTGGGACCGGATCCGCATGAGGTGATCGCGTCTTCGGATGGAAAAACGGCCTACGTTTCCAACACCGGGTTCGGCCGCTTCCACGAGCTCAATGTCATAGACCTCATCGCGAGGAAAGCGCGGCCCAGCATCGATACCGCACCGCTGATCGGCCCACACGGATTGGCATTCGTTGGCGGAAAGCTGTGGTTCACGGCCGAAGGTGCGAAGTCCATTGGCCGCTATGATCCGACAACGGCCCGAGTCGACTGGCTCATGGGCACCGGCCAGAACCGGACGCACATGCTCCACGTCACCGCGGATGAGAAGCAGATCTACACCACGAACGTGGACTCCGGGAGCGTCAGCATTCTGGAGAATGTCCTACTCCAGCCGACGGTACCTCCAACGGGAGTCCTGCCTCCCGGGGCTCAACCCCGCATGGACTGGATCCAGACCGTCATTCCGGTGGCCCAGAGCTCCGAGGGTTTCGATGTCTCACCCGACGGGCAGGAGTTGTGGACAGCGAGCCCGACGGGAGCGCTGTCGATCATCGACATCTCGGCCAGGAAGGTGACGGCCACCGTTGACGCGAAGCTCCCCGGTGCGCACCGGCTGAAGTTCACCCCGGATGGCAAGCGTGTGCTGATCGTGAGTGTTCGAACTGGAGAGCTGGTCATCTTCGACGCCGGATCGCGTCAGGAAGTAAAACGGCTGAACATCGGCCGTGGCGCGGCCATGTTGGTGGACGCCGAGGGCGCACGCGCATTCGTGTCCTGCACTCCTGACAACTACGTCGCCGTCATCGATCTCGAGACGTTGGAAGTGACCGGCCGCCTCGATGTTGGCGGACGGCCGGACGGTCTGGCCTGGGCGGTGCAACGTCCAGAGTAG
- a CDS encoding alpha/beta hydrolase, translated as MKPAANPFHPDLQRAARLIPKVTVTRPVLAVMRFLTRLQPTPRAPEDVAVEDVRVPGPSGGQPVRVRTYRPRRVRGRTPALLWIHGGGYILGRPEMDDLLCVEFARELGILVASVDYRLAPEHPFPAPLEDCYAALRWLFAQAGALGVLPERIAIGGASAGGGLTAALAQLAHDREEVRPAFQLLVYPMLDDRTTTRTDIDGTNHRGWNQGSNVFGWRSYLGREPGGAQVPAHAVPARREDLSGLPPAWLGVGTCDLFHDEDLAYARRLQAAGVPCDVTVVPGAFHGFDVITRGAGVAREFRGVYTAALRRALFPAPGVTELAKSG; from the coding sequence ATGAAGCCAGCCGCGAATCCGTTTCACCCTGACCTGCAACGCGCAGCGCGCCTCATCCCGAAGGTCACGGTGACCCGGCCGGTGCTCGCCGTGATGCGGTTCCTCACCCGCCTCCAGCCGACGCCCCGCGCCCCCGAGGACGTGGCCGTGGAGGACGTGCGGGTGCCCGGGCCCTCAGGGGGGCAGCCGGTGCGCGTGCGGACCTATCGGCCCCGGAGGGTCCGGGGACGGACGCCGGCGCTCCTGTGGATTCACGGGGGCGGATACATCCTCGGCCGGCCGGAGATGGACGATCTTCTTTGCGTCGAGTTCGCGCGTGAGCTGGGCATCCTCGTGGCCTCCGTGGACTACCGGCTGGCACCCGAGCACCCCTTCCCGGCACCGCTGGAGGACTGCTACGCGGCGCTGCGATGGCTCTTCGCCCAGGCGGGGGCGCTCGGCGTCCTCCCCGAGCGCATCGCCATCGGCGGGGCGAGCGCCGGCGGAGGGCTCACGGCGGCACTGGCTCAGCTGGCGCACGACCGCGAGGAGGTCCGGCCCGCCTTCCAGCTGCTCGTCTACCCGATGCTGGACGACCGCACGACGACGCGCACGGACATCGACGGCACGAACCACCGCGGCTGGAACCAGGGCAGCAACGTGTTCGGCTGGCGGTCCTATCTGGGACGCGAGCCGGGTGGCGCGCAGGTGCCGGCGCATGCCGTGCCCGCGCGGCGCGAGGACCTCTCGGGACTCCCTCCGGCCTGGTTGGGCGTGGGCACCTGCGACCTCTTCCACGACGAGGACCTCGCGTACGCCAGGCGCCTGCAGGCCGCCGGCGTGCCGTGCGACGTCACCGTGGTGCCCGGCGCCTTCCACGGCTTCGACGTCATCACTCGCGGCGCCGGGGTGGCGCGCGAGTTCCGTGGGGTCTACACGGCCGCGCTCCGCCGAGCCCTGTTCCCGGCGCCCGGCGTCACGGAGCTCGCGAAGTCAGGCTGA
- a CDS encoding flavin-containing monooxygenase, protein MNATKKGEASFSPEALKEKYLLEREKRLRPDGNAQYRDLSGVYADFDKDPYVEPGFTRPAVTETIDVLIVGGGFGGLLAAARLRQAGVESLRLVEKGGDFGGTWYWNRYPGAACDVESYIYLPLLEETGYMPKEKYAKAPEIFAHCQRIGRQFDLYKAALFQTQVEQMDWDEDARRWSVTTNRGDRLAARFVIIAGGILHKAKLPGIPGIETFKGHSFHTSRWDYAYTGGGPMGGMTRLADKRVGIIGTGATAVQAIPHLGASAKQLYVFQRTPSGVGVRNNQPTDEAWVKTLKPGWQQERILNFTSIVTGNQQDVDMVRDGWTYIFDDTELRRAETPEAAAELRQMVDFRKMEEIRARVDAVVKDPVTAEALKPYYNQMCKRPCFHDEYLDTFNRSNVQLVDTEGKGVERITPTGVVVKGREYEVDCLVYASGFELSGEYTRRLGFDIRGRGGKSLRDSWAEGAATLHGMHSRGYPNLLMFSLTQSGHAINFVHILNEQSQHAAYIIGRCLKQGIGTIEATEQAQQQWWEVILGHFSKMAAVGGVECTPGYFNNEGVLPPPSAMRNAPFGGGTLEFIEVLRNWRKGDDLAGLEVTLGGTP, encoded by the coding sequence ATGAATGCGACGAAGAAGGGTGAGGCCTCGTTCTCTCCGGAAGCGCTGAAGGAGAAGTACCTGCTCGAGCGCGAGAAGCGGCTGCGTCCTGACGGCAACGCCCAGTACCGCGACCTCAGCGGCGTCTACGCGGACTTCGACAAGGACCCCTACGTCGAGCCCGGCTTCACCCGTCCGGCGGTGACCGAGACGATCGATGTGCTGATCGTCGGCGGTGGCTTCGGCGGCCTGCTGGCGGCGGCGCGGCTGCGCCAGGCGGGGGTCGAGTCCTTGCGCCTCGTCGAGAAGGGGGGCGACTTCGGCGGCACCTGGTACTGGAACCGCTATCCGGGCGCCGCCTGCGACGTGGAATCCTATATCTACCTGCCGCTGCTCGAAGAGACCGGTTACATGCCGAAGGAGAAGTACGCCAAGGCGCCGGAGATCTTCGCCCACTGCCAGCGGATCGGCCGGCAGTTCGACCTCTACAAGGCGGCGCTGTTCCAGACCCAGGTCGAGCAGATGGACTGGGATGAGGACGCCCGGCGCTGGAGCGTCACCACCAACCGGGGCGACAGGCTCGCGGCGCGGTTCGTCATCATCGCCGGCGGCATCCTCCACAAGGCGAAGCTGCCCGGCATCCCGGGGATCGAGACCTTCAAGGGCCACAGCTTCCACACGAGCCGGTGGGACTATGCCTATACCGGCGGCGGCCCCATGGGCGGCATGACCCGGTTGGCCGACAAGCGCGTGGGCATCATCGGCACGGGCGCGACCGCGGTCCAGGCGATCCCCCACCTCGGGGCTTCGGCCAAACAGTTGTATGTCTTCCAGCGCACGCCCTCGGGCGTCGGCGTGCGCAACAACCAGCCGACCGACGAGGCCTGGGTGAAGACGCTCAAGCCCGGCTGGCAGCAGGAGCGCATCCTCAACTTCACCTCGATCGTCACTGGTAACCAGCAGGACGTGGACATGGTGCGGGACGGATGGACCTACATCTTCGATGATACCGAGCTCCGCCGCGCCGAGACCCCCGAGGCGGCGGCCGAGCTCCGCCAGATGGTGGACTTCCGCAAGATGGAGGAGATCCGCGCGCGGGTGGACGCCGTCGTCAAGGATCCGGTGACGGCCGAGGCGCTCAAGCCCTACTACAACCAGATGTGCAAGCGGCCCTGCTTCCACGACGAGTACCTGGACACGTTCAACCGTTCCAACGTCCAGCTCGTGGATACCGAGGGCAAGGGCGTGGAGCGGATTACTCCCACCGGCGTGGTGGTGAAGGGCAGGGAATACGAGGTCGACTGCCTGGTCTACGCCTCGGGCTTCGAGCTGTCGGGCGAATACACCCGTCGGTTGGGCTTCGACATTCGCGGGCGCGGCGGCAAGTCCCTGCGCGACAGCTGGGCCGAGGGCGCGGCGACGCTGCACGGCATGCACAGCCGCGGCTATCCGAACCTCCTGATGTTCAGCCTCACCCAGAGCGGTCATGCGATCAACTTCGTTCACATCCTCAACGAGCAGTCGCAACACGCCGCCTACATCATCGGGCGTTGCCTGAAGCAGGGCATCGGGACCATCGAAGCGACGGAGCAGGCGCAGCAGCAGTGGTGGGAGGTGATCCTCGGCCACTTCTCGAAGATGGCCGCCGTCGGTGGTGTCGAATGCACGCCCGGCTACTTCAACAACGAGGGAGTCCTGCCCCCCCCGAGCGCGATGCGCAACGCCCCCTTCGGAGGCGGCACGCTCGAGTTCATCGAAGTCCTGCGGAACTGGCGCAAGGGCGACGATCTCGCGGGCCTGGAAGTCACGCTTGGAGGAACCCCATGA
- a CDS encoding MmcQ/YjbR family DNA-binding protein, with the protein MTWEQLVKLGCQLPEVEEGIWFRTPALKVRGKSFVRLKEDGESVVFLLESVDEQEFLIQALPELYFITDHYRGWPAVLARLSKLRVPECRRRLEQGWRLKAPKTLVKQREAPRGPPPRTSPRGRSKRSP; encoded by the coding sequence ATGACATGGGAGCAACTGGTCAAGCTGGGTTGCCAGCTGCCCGAGGTGGAGGAGGGCATCTGGTTCCGTACGCCGGCACTCAAGGTGCGCGGCAAGTCATTCGTCCGCTTGAAGGAAGACGGCGAGTCAGTCGTGTTCCTGTTGGAGAGCGTCGATGAGCAGGAGTTCCTGATCCAGGCGCTGCCAGAGCTCTACTTCATCACGGACCACTACCGGGGCTGGCCCGCGGTGCTGGCGCGGCTCTCGAAGCTGCGCGTGCCGGAGTGTCGGCGGCGGCTCGAGCAGGGCTGGCGGCTCAAGGCGCCCAAGACGCTGGTGAAGCAGCGTGAAGCCCCGCGCGGCCCACCTCCTCGAACTTCGCCTCGCGGAAGGTCGAAACGAAGCCCATGA
- a CDS encoding glutathione peroxidase, producing MSTAIQDVPLKTITGNDARLGDYTGKVLLVVNVASKCGLTPQYEALEKLYAERRDKGLVVLGFPANDFAGQEPGTNEEIQGFCRSTFGVDFPMFSKITVTGPDIHPLYRELTQRFPKAASRPGENFRERLRGYGMTPNPEPGVLWNFEKFLVDKNGEVVARFAPDVAPDDPMVLSAIDKALAA from the coding sequence ATGTCGACCGCCATCCAAGACGTACCCCTGAAGACCATCACGGGCAATGACGCCAGGCTTGGCGATTACACCGGCAAGGTCCTGCTGGTGGTCAATGTGGCCTCCAAGTGCGGATTGACGCCGCAGTATGAAGCCCTGGAGAAGCTCTACGCCGAACGCCGCGACAAGGGCCTGGTGGTGCTGGGCTTCCCGGCCAACGATTTCGCCGGCCAGGAGCCAGGGACGAACGAGGAGATCCAGGGGTTCTGCCGGTCCACCTTCGGCGTGGATTTCCCGATGTTTTCGAAGATCACGGTGACCGGACCGGACATCCATCCGCTGTACCGCGAGCTCACCCAGCGGTTCCCCAAGGCGGCCTCGCGGCCTGGCGAGAACTTCCGCGAGCGGCTGCGGGGCTATGGCATGACGCCGAACCCCGAGCCGGGTGTGCTCTGGAACTTCGAGAAGTTCCTGGTCGACAAGAACGGCGAGGTGGTCGCGCGCTTCGCGCCGGACGTGGCGCCGGACGATCCCATGGTGCTGTCCGCCATCGACAAGGCGCTCGCCGCCTGA
- a CDS encoding Coq4 family protein — MSDPNTLSLPDNASLFTRLRVARQCLEVLKDDPTNPTCGQLINICLDLNVYASLAQQLRRSEEGRRMLSERPSLQGKELDLDALERLPEGTLGHGFARYFRDNKISPFETTLELKNDIDFIGKRYRETHDLLHVLTGYATDVMGEMELQAYALGNLGIHTAKLILLFSAVEHFKAPQSGVGRSEFLRRVGAAYRRGRASQQFLGFRFEHHWETPVATLSARLCAPAQRMN; from the coding sequence ATGAGCGATCCCAACACCCTGTCGCTACCCGACAACGCCTCCCTGTTCACCCGTCTGCGCGTGGCGCGCCAGTGCCTGGAGGTGCTCAAGGACGACCCGACGAATCCTACCTGCGGCCAGCTGATCAACATCTGCCTGGACCTCAACGTCTACGCATCGCTGGCCCAGCAACTCCGGCGCAGCGAGGAGGGGCGCCGCATGCTGTCCGAGCGTCCCTCCCTGCAGGGCAAGGAACTGGACCTGGACGCGCTCGAGCGCCTGCCCGAGGGCACGCTCGGCCATGGGTTCGCGCGCTACTTCCGCGACAACAAGATCTCGCCCTTCGAGACGACGCTCGAGCTCAAGAACGACATCGACTTCATCGGCAAGCGCTACCGCGAGACGCATGACCTGTTGCACGTGCTGACGGGCTACGCCACGGACGTGATGGGCGAGATGGAGCTGCAGGCGTACGCCCTGGGCAACCTGGGTATCCACACCGCGAAGCTCATCCTGCTGTTCAGCGCGGTCGAACACTTCAAGGCTCCGCAGTCCGGCGTCGGGCGGTCCGAGTTCCTGCGGCGGGTGGGGGCCGCGTACCGCCGTGGCCGCGCGTCCCAGCAGTTCCTCGGCTTCCGGTTCGAACACCACTGGGAGACCCCCGTGGCCACGCTGAGCGCGAGGCTGTGCGCCCCCGCGCAGCGGATGAACTGA